The Paracoccus sp. MA genome contains a region encoding:
- a CDS encoding efflux transporter outer membrane subunit, with protein MIQTMPLSRRGLLGGLASTLALAACNPVSYTAPRAEVAGAFAANSPARRAGSNAWWAAFRDRQLDALIAAGLKRNLDVQTAVATIREAQANARLVGASDLPQVDAQSSAGRNRNETGIVESSSATLGVSWLVDLFGQNRAARQGASARLDAAYLSAEVARLTVASAIASAYVDARYYQEALALTRQSLESRRRTLEMTRTQDAFGSVSRLEVLQAEQLVAQAEAALPGLEVGFDQSVNRLATLTAGRSADIAAQLRKGGGQPRARYSASVGVPADVVRVRPDVRMAERNLAAAAADVGEAQAAFYPKLTLSGSVTPTNIAGGGSSKSWGFGPQISVPLFSGGANQAQLSAAQARAEQARLAWQASVLGAVEEVENALAGYNRDARAVAAQARLVENARETVGLTRSSYELGEADFFPVLDAERSLLSARQELAAAVRQQALNFVALSAASAGGVGLPVS; from the coding sequence ATGATCCAGACCATGCCTCTTTCCCGCCGCGGCCTGCTGGGCGGGCTGGCCTCGACCCTTGCGCTCGCCGCCTGCAACCCGGTCAGCTATACCGCGCCCCGGGCCGAGGTGGCCGGCGCTTTCGCCGCCAATTCCCCGGCCCGCCGCGCCGGCTCCAATGCCTGGTGGGCGGCCTTTCGCGACAGGCAGCTGGACGCGCTGATCGCCGCCGGGCTCAAGCGCAATCTGGACGTGCAGACCGCCGTCGCCACCATCCGCGAGGCGCAGGCCAATGCCCGCCTGGTCGGGGCCAGCGACCTGCCGCAGGTCGATGCGCAGAGCTCGGCCGGGCGCAACCGCAACGAGACGGGCATCGTCGAAAGCAGCTCGGCCACGCTGGGCGTGTCCTGGCTGGTCGATCTGTTCGGCCAGAACCGCGCGGCGCGGCAGGGCGCCTCGGCCCGGCTGGACGCGGCCTATCTTTCGGCCGAGGTGGCGCGGTTGACCGTGGCCAGCGCCATCGCCTCGGCCTATGTCGATGCGCGCTATTACCAGGAGGCGCTGGCCCTGACCCGGCAGAGTCTGGAAAGCCGCCGCCGCACGCTGGAGATGACCCGCACCCAGGACGCCTTCGGCAGCGTCTCGCGGCTGGAGGTGTTGCAGGCCGAGCAGTTGGTGGCGCAGGCCGAGGCGGCCCTGCCCGGGCTGGAGGTCGGCTTCGACCAGTCGGTGAACCGGCTGGCCACGCTGACCGCCGGGCGCAGCGCCGATATCGCCGCGCAGCTGCGCAAGGGCGGCGGCCAGCCGCGCGCCCGCTACAGCGCCAGCGTCGGCGTGCCGGCCGACGTGGTCCGGGTGCGCCCGGACGTGCGCATGGCCGAACGCAACCTCGCCGCCGCCGCCGCCGATGTGGGCGAGGCGCAGGCGGCCTTCTATCCCAAGCTCACGCTGTCCGGTTCGGTCACGCCGACGAATATCGCCGGCGGTGGCAGCAGCAAAAGCTGGGGCTTCGGACCGCAGATCTCGGTGCCGCTGTTCTCGGGCGGCGCTAACCAGGCGCAGCTTTCTGCCGCGCAGGCGCGGGCGGAACAGGCGCGGCTGGCTTGGCAGGCTTCGGTGCTGGGCGCGGTCGAGGAGGTCGAGAACGCGCTGGCCGGCTATAACCGCGACGCCCGCGCCGTCGCCGCGCAGGCGCGGCTGGTCGAGAATGCGCGCGAGACGGTCGGGCTGACCCGCAGCTCTTACGAGCTGGGCGAGGCGGATTTCTTCCCGGTTCTGGATGCCGAGCGCAGCCTGCTGTCGGCCCGGCAGGAACTGGCCGCCGCCGTGCGCCAGCAGGCGTTGAATTTCGTCGCGCTCAGCGCGGCTTCGGCGGGCGGGGTGGGTCTGCCGGTTTCCTGA
- a CDS encoding UDP-galactopyranose mutase, which translates to MAKHCLMVGAGLSGAVIGRMLAEAGHQVTVADARPHVAGNCHTTRDAATGVMVHVYGPHIFHTDDAEVWDYVNRFETFLPYKNRVKTTSQGAVYSLPVNLHTINQFFGKTLRPDEARAFIEGKADRSISDPQTFEEQALRFVGPELYEAFFKGYTLKQWGCSPTALPASILKRLPVRFNYDDNYFFHRFQGMPENGYTALVERILDHPGITVRLNTAVSRTEAADYDHVFYSGPIDGWFGYELGRLGYRTLDFERFDYQGDWQGCAVMNYGDVDVPWTRITEHKHFAPWEEHDGSVLYREFSRECGPEDIPYYPIRLVAEKAMLADYVARAEAEPNVTFVGRLGTYRYLDMDVTIREALDCGRRYLAALEAGERMPAFAVDPL; encoded by the coding sequence ATGGCGAAACATTGTCTGATGGTGGGCGCGGGCCTGTCCGGCGCGGTGATCGGGCGCATGCTGGCCGAGGCCGGGCACCAGGTCACCGTGGCGGACGCGCGGCCGCATGTCGCCGGCAATTGCCACACCACCCGCGACGCGGCGACCGGCGTCATGGTGCATGTCTACGGGCCGCATATCTTCCACACCGACGACGCCGAGGTCTGGGACTATGTCAACCGGTTCGAGACCTTCCTGCCCTACAAGAACCGGGTCAAGACCACCTCGCAGGGCGCGGTCTATTCATTGCCGGTGAACCTGCACACCATCAACCAGTTCTTCGGCAAGACCCTGCGCCCGGACGAGGCCCGCGCCTTCATCGAGGGCAAGGCCGACCGCTCGATCAGCGATCCGCAGACCTTCGAGGAACAGGCGCTGCGCTTCGTCGGCCCCGAGCTCTACGAGGCCTTCTTCAAGGGCTACACGCTGAAGCAATGGGGCTGCTCGCCGACCGCGCTGCCGGCCTCGATCCTGAAGCGGCTGCCGGTGCGCTTCAACTATGACGACAATTATTTCTTCCACAGGTTCCAGGGCATGCCGGAAAACGGCTACACCGCCCTGGTCGAACGCATCCTGGACCATCCCGGCATCACGGTGCGGCTGAACACCGCGGTCAGCCGCACAGAGGCCGCCGATTACGATCACGTCTTCTATTCCGGCCCCATCGACGGCTGGTTCGGCTATGAACTGGGCCGGCTGGGCTATCGCACGCTGGATTTCGAACGGTTCGATTACCAGGGCGACTGGCAGGGCTGCGCGGTGATGAATTACGGCGACGTGGACGTGCCCTGGACGCGCATCACCGAACACAAGCATTTCGCGCCCTGGGAAGAGCATGACGGCTCGGTGCTCTATCGCGAATTCTCGCGCGAATGCGGGCCCGAGGACATCCCCTATTACCCGATCCGGCTGGTGGCGGAAAAGGCGATGCTGGCCGATTACGTCGCGCGGGCCGAGGCCGAGCCGAACGTCACCTTCGTGGGGCGGCTGGGCACCTATCGCTATCTGGATATGGACGTGACCATCCGCGAGGCGCTGGACTGCGGCCGGCGCTATCTGGCGGCGCTGGAGGCGGGCGAAAGAATGCCCGCCTTCGCGGTCGATCCGCTGTAG